A segment of the Verrucomicrobiota bacterium genome:
ATCGCATTGGATAAAGTTTTAGCCGAGTTGAAAGGGCGAGTAATTTTCGAGTACAGCGTGGTCGCCTTTGAGAAAGCCGAAGTCATTTCAAGCTACACAGTTATTTACCGGGATGACCCACAGAGATCAGTGCTCGAAGACCTGTTGGTTCCACTAACGAAGAAACCTATCGCCTGGATCAAAGGAGGGGTGGAAAGACAAGATTCCGTTTTCAATGCATTACAATCAATGCCTGAAGATACGGAATTTGTAATGATTCATGACTGCGCACGTCCGCTAGTTAAGCCCGATTCAATAAAGCAGGTCCATGAAGCGATGCTAAAGGACAATTCTGCCGTACTTGCTCATCGTGTGGTCGATACCATAAAAAAACTGCCAGTTGGTTCCAAGAGCCTCCGACTGGCAGATCTAACTGATTTAGACCGCAGCAGAATATGGGCAATGGAGACTCCCCAAGCATTTTCATTTAAACTAATCCGGGACGCCTATAACAAACTCGAGGAAGAGGAAATCAGGGTAACCGACGATACGGCGGCCATCTCTCACTATGGATATAAAGTCACATTGATTGAAAACACATTTCCCAACCCCAAAATCACTCATCCGGAAGATCTCTCCCTTGCGGAACTTTTGTTGCAACAACGGGCTGAAGAAGACTAAGTCATCTCAATTTTATGAGTAAACTTCCTTACCGAATCGGATTCGGCTATGACATTCACCGATTTGCCCCCGATCGCAAATTAGTATTGGGGGGTGTGGAAATACCCTGTGACCAAGGCCTAGAGGGCCATTCAGATGCAGATTGTCTCACTCATGCCCTTGCGGATGCCATATTGGGAGCTTGCGGATTACCTGATATTGGGCACCAGTATCCAAACACCG
Coding sequences within it:
- a CDS encoding IspD/TarI family cytidylyltransferase, translated to MKTAAILLCGGTSNRMQGIALDKVLAELKGRVIFEYSVVAFEKAEVISSYTVIYRDDPQRSVLEDLLVPLTKKPIAWIKGGVERQDSVFNALQSMPEDTEFVMIHDCARPLVKPDSIKQVHEAMLKDNSAVLAHRVVDTIKKLPVGSKSLRLADLTDLDRSRIWAMETPQAFSFKLIRDAYNKLEEEEIRVTDDTAAISHYGYKVTLIENTFPNPKITHPEDLSLAELLLQQRAEED